The Deltaproteobacteria bacterium genome has a segment encoding these proteins:
- a CDS encoding N-6 DNA methylase → MAETNQKTTTAVEGYFADLRRVRASGGATGERSAYGPVANLLNAVGNALKPKVFCVGELADQGAGHPDFGLFTAKQVQKGRPREGQTPERGVVEVKPSDEDMDAPTVRDQVSRYWGRYRLVLVTNLREFSLVGPDSSGGEATLETFRLADSDDEFARRLESPRNFAREIGAGLGEYLARALSHRAALAEPKDLAWLLASYARDGLARVEAAGDAPSLKAVRSALEEALGVRFEGDKGDRFFRSTLVQTLFYGVFSAWVLCARQVPAPTDRFDWRTAVWHLRAPVLRALFQQLSDPGRLQPLGLVEVLDWTAAALDRVDRSAFFARFSEGEAVPYFYEPFLEAFDPELRKQLGVWYTPKEVVRYMVARVDKALKDDLGIPEGLAAENVYVLDPCCGTGAYLAEVLRRIAVNLEGQGLGALIGARVKKAATERVFGFEIMPAPFVVAHLQVGLTMQDLDAPLADDETERAGVFLTNALTGWEPRTTKPLPFPELEEERDRAERVKRDTPILVILGNPPYNGYAGMAVDEERELSKAYRTTKRVRRPQGQGLNDPYVRFFRMAERRIAEKTGQGVVCFISNYSWLDGLSFTGMRERYLEAFDAIRIDCLNGDKYKTGKVAPDGSPDPSIFSTQSDPVGIQIGTAIATLVRSAEHKPTGEIGFRHLWGQVKPAGLTATAEDEPDTLYAGIEPVLPLGLPFSQTPVNADWFGWPALPDLFPKSYPGIQTKRDSFLVDVDLDRLKDRLTVYFDPEVSHDEMARRFPVAMKSSSGFVIRDARSVRTALLARGGPSDTGFIRHTYRPFDDRWLYWDEGRGLLARPSPEYLPHVFSGNLWLSAAQHVRRAAEEPQTCLLTKSGSLHLIERSGSLFPAWLRDDSIGDGGNNARHANLSATANRYLERLGSGVEELFYHVLATLHDPTYREANAGALGIGWPRIPLPGWPTGAVEGTTEAFARSVARGRELAALFDPDESVPGVTQGPLSPEIAMIAVPATVGGRNMVGNDFAVTVGWGRYGQSNAVMPGQGRAVERPFTVDERATMSDALVGLCETTFDVYLNDTAFWRNVPSALWNYKLGGYQVLKKWLSYRERSVLGRPLRPEEVRHFTDTARRILAILKVAGGEVI, encoded by the coding sequence ATGGCAGAAACCAACCAGAAAACGACGACAGCGGTCGAAGGTTACTTCGCGGACCTGCGAAGGGTGCGGGCGTCCGGCGGTGCGACCGGGGAGCGGTCGGCGTACGGGCCAGTTGCCAACCTGCTCAACGCGGTAGGTAACGCGCTCAAGCCCAAGGTGTTCTGCGTAGGTGAGTTGGCCGATCAGGGCGCCGGCCATCCAGACTTCGGCCTGTTTACGGCGAAGCAGGTGCAGAAGGGCAGACCCCGTGAGGGCCAGACCCCCGAGCGTGGGGTTGTGGAGGTCAAGCCTTCAGACGAAGACATGGACGCGCCTACTGTGCGCGACCAAGTCTCACGCTATTGGGGACGTTACCGGCTGGTCCTGGTGACCAACCTCCGGGAGTTTTCCTTGGTCGGCCCGGACTCGAGCGGGGGAGAGGCAACCCTGGAAACGTTTCGCTTGGCTGACAGCGACGACGAATTTGCGCGCAGGCTTGAGTCGCCTCGCAACTTCGCCCGCGAGATCGGAGCTGGTCTTGGCGAATATCTCGCCCGCGCACTGTCGCACCGGGCCGCGCTCGCCGAGCCCAAGGACTTGGCATGGTTGCTCGCCTCCTACGCCCGCGACGGTCTTGCCCGGGTCGAGGCCGCGGGTGACGCCCCGTCCCTCAAGGCGGTCAGGTCGGCATTGGAAGAGGCGCTTGGCGTCCGTTTCGAGGGGGACAAGGGCGACCGTTTCTTCCGGTCCACCCTCGTGCAGACCCTGTTCTACGGCGTCTTCTCCGCCTGGGTGCTGTGCGCCCGGCAGGTGCCGGCACCGACGGACAGGTTCGATTGGCGCACGGCGGTGTGGCACCTGCGTGCCCCGGTGCTGCGGGCGCTGTTCCAGCAGCTTTCAGACCCCGGCCGCCTGCAGCCGCTCGGTCTCGTCGAAGTACTGGACTGGACCGCGGCCGCGCTGGACCGCGTGGACCGGTCTGCCTTCTTCGCCCGTTTCAGCGAAGGCGAGGCCGTCCCCTATTTCTACGAGCCGTTCCTGGAAGCCTTCGATCCCGAACTGCGCAAGCAACTGGGTGTCTGGTACACGCCAAAGGAAGTCGTTCGCTACATGGTCGCCCGCGTGGACAAGGCATTGAAGGATGACTTGGGCATTCCCGAAGGCTTGGCGGCGGAGAACGTCTATGTCCTGGACCCTTGTTGCGGCACAGGTGCCTATCTGGCCGAAGTGCTGCGCCGGATCGCCGTCAATCTCGAAGGCCAAGGGCTGGGTGCGCTCATCGGCGCACGGGTGAAGAAGGCGGCCACCGAGCGCGTGTTCGGATTCGAGATCATGCCCGCTCCGTTCGTTGTTGCACACCTGCAAGTCGGTCTGACCATGCAGGACCTCGATGCCCCGCTCGCCGACGACGAAACGGAACGCGCCGGTGTGTTCCTGACCAACGCCTTGACAGGTTGGGAGCCACGCACAACCAAGCCGTTGCCCTTTCCCGAATTGGAGGAAGAACGCGACCGCGCGGAGCGGGTGAAGCGGGATACTCCCATACTCGTAATCCTCGGCAACCCGCCCTACAACGGTTATGCTGGCATGGCGGTGGACGAGGAACGGGAGCTTTCGAAAGCCTATCGGACGACCAAACGGGTGCGCCGCCCACAAGGGCAGGGTCTGAACGATCCCTATGTCCGTTTCTTCCGCATGGCCGAACGGCGCATCGCGGAGAAGACGGGCCAGGGCGTAGTCTGCTTCATCTCTAACTATTCATGGCTCGACGGCCTGTCCTTTACGGGGATGCGGGAGCGTTACCTTGAGGCGTTCGACGCGATCCGTATTGATTGCCTGAATGGTGACAAATACAAGACGGGCAAGGTTGCGCCGGACGGCTCGCCCGACCCTAGCATCTTCTCGACACAGAGCGATCCGGTGGGAATTCAGATCGGAACAGCTATCGCGACGCTAGTGCGCTCAGCGGAACACAAGCCCACCGGAGAGATCGGATTCCGGCATCTGTGGGGGCAAGTGAAGCCCGCCGGATTGACCGCGACGGCCGAGGATGAGCCGGACACGCTCTATGCAGGGATCGAGCCTGTGTTGCCGCTCGGTCTTCCTTTCTCACAAACACCGGTGAACGCGGACTGGTTCGGCTGGCCGGCGCTACCGGATCTGTTCCCCAAGTCATACCCCGGCATCCAAACCAAGCGCGATTCTTTCCTAGTGGACGTTGACCTCGATCGGCTCAAAGACCGCCTCACGGTTTACTTCGATCCTGAAGTGAGCCACGATGAAATGGCACGGCGCTTTCCAGTAGCGATGAAGAGTTCTTCTGGATTCGTGATTCGTGATGCCCGCTCGGTGCGCACCGCCCTACTTGCACGAGGCGGACCATCCGATACCGGCTTTATTCGCCATACCTATCGGCCCTTCGACGATCGATGGCTATATTGGGACGAAGGTCGTGGTTTATTGGCTCGTCCATCCCCCGAGTACCTCCCGCACGTATTCTCGGGGAACCTGTGGCTTTCGGCCGCACAGCATGTTCGGCGGGCTGCGGAGGAGCCACAAACGTGTCTCCTCACGAAATCAGGGTCGTTACACCTGATTGAACGAAGCGGAAGCCTGTTTCCTGCTTGGCTTCGAGACGACAGTATAGGCGACGGTGGCAACAATGCGCGCCATGCCAATCTCTCGGCGACCGCGAATCGCTACCTTGAACGCTTAGGCTCCGGTGTGGAAGAACTCTTCTATCATGTCCTCGCTACCCTTCATGATCCTACCTACCGCGAAGCTAACGCGGGAGCGTTGGGTATAGGATGGCCGCGTATCCCGCTTCCGGGTTGGCCGACAGGCGCCGTCGAAGGCACGACCGAGGCGTTTGCTAGATCGGTGGCTCGAGGACGCGAACTTGCGGCGCTGTTTGATCCTGACGAATCTGTTCCCGGCGTCACACAAGGGCCCTTAAGCCCGGAGATTGCCATGATCGCGGTGCCTGCTACAGTAGGTGGACGCAATATGGTCGGCAACGATTTCGCCGTCACCGTTGGCTGGGGACGGTATGGTCAGAGCAACGCGGTGATGCCCGGGCAAGGGCGCGCAGTCGAACGCCCCTTCACTGTGGATGAACGTGCGACCATGAGCGACGCTTTAGTTGGCCTTTGCGAAACCACTTTCGATGTCTATCTCAACGACACGGCCTTCTGGCGCAATGTTCCGTCCGCTCTCTGGAACTACAAGCTCGGCGGCTACCAGGTGCTCAAGAAGTGGCTCTCGTACCGCGAACGCTCCGTCCTCGGTCGTCCGCTGCGCCCGGAGGAAGTTCGCCACTTTACGGATACCGCGCGACGTATTCTTGCGATACTCAAAGTGGCAGGTGGAGAAGTGATTTAA
- a CDS encoding helix-turn-helix domain-containing protein: MTTFGDDLIRALNEALAHAKGHGPGVVHAPVAPREIRRRVKLTQAQMAPLMGMSLSGYRKWEHGTRRVSGPAANLLRVIEREPEAVKRALSILQ; encoded by the coding sequence ATGACCACGTTCGGCGATGATCTGATCCGGGCCCTCAACGAAGCTCTTGCCCACGCGAAGGGCCACGGCCCCGGCGTCGTCCACGCTCCGGTGGCTCCTCGTGAGATCCGCAGGCGGGTGAAGCTAACCCAGGCCCAGATGGCACCCCTGATGGGCATGAGCCTTTCCGGTTACCGGAAGTGGGAGCACGGAACCCGCCGGGTCAGCGGCCCCGCGGCTAACCTCTTGCGCGTGATTGAGAGAGAACCGGAGGCCGTTAAACGCGCGTTAAGCATACTACAATAG
- a CDS encoding toxin, with product MVSHVHEFDWDDEKNELLEKMRGVCFEDVVFHISNGDVLDIIRHPNASRCPNQSIIVLNMEGYVYLVPYSEQEGTRFLKTIIPSRKATKEYLK from the coding sequence ATGGTTTCACACGTGCATGAATTTGACTGGGATGACGAGAAGAATGAGCTTCTTGAGAAGATGCGGGGCGTATGTTTCGAGGATGTCGTCTTCCACATCAGCAATGGCGACGTGCTGGACATCATCAGACATCCCAATGCGTCCCGGTGTCCGAATCAGAGCATCATCGTTCTGAACATGGAAGGGTACGTGTATCTGGTCCCGTACTCGGAGCAGGAAGGAACACGGTTCCTCAAGACCATCATCCCGAGCAGAAAAGCCACCAAGGAGTACCTGAAATGA
- a CDS encoding CopG family antitoxin, translating into MSSPLKLDAEEVKILQDFERGELESINDFKEAKRALEEAAHGFLQKDRRINIRISSRDLEALQKRASKEGMPYQTLISSTLHKFVTGKLKSVG; encoded by the coding sequence ATGAGCAGCCCCCTCAAGCTGGACGCCGAAGAAGTGAAGATCCTCCAGGACTTCGAGCGCGGGGAACTCGAAAGCATCAACGACTTCAAGGAAGCGAAGCGAGCACTTGAGGAAGCGGCACACGGCTTCCTTCAGAAGGACAGAAGAATCAACATTCGGATCTCATCACGCGATCTGGAGGCCCTGCAGAAAAGAGCCAGCAAGGAAGGAATGCCCTACCAAACCCTCATTTCAAGCACACTCCACAAATTCGTGACGGGCAAGCTCAAGAGCGTAGGGTAA
- a CDS encoding type II toxin-antitoxin system prevent-host-death family antitoxin — translation MSSTIYTITEARARLSELLRRAKAGEEIVITKGREPQARILPPATSGRREAAPLRHIRLPDDLFDGEDAEQAAIDAGEHSDALGIWRGGPGTS, via the coding sequence ATGTCATCCACCATTTATACGATCACCGAGGCACGCGCCCGTCTTTCCGAGTTGTTGCGGCGCGCCAAGGCCGGCGAAGAAATCGTCATCACCAAGGGCCGCGAACCTCAGGCCCGGATACTGCCCCCCGCCACTTCCGGCCGACGGGAAGCCGCGCCTCTTCGGCATATCCGCCTTCCGGATGATCTGTTTGACGGCGAGGACGCCGAACAGGCAGCTATTGACGCTGGTGAGCACAGCGACGCTCTGGGAATCTGGCGTGGAGGCCCTGGCACTTCGTGA
- a CDS encoding type II toxin-antitoxin system VapC family toxin codes for MRYWDASALVPLVIAEPASDRAREWLAEDRHIITWVWTRTEIVSAVERRSREGSLSRMQRREVLGRFDALAGDWDEVTDILAVRSRANALLARHPLRAADAGQLGAALLVGEQLAEPLTFVCLDQRLSSAAELEGFRVLP; via the coding sequence TTGAGGTACTGGGACGCATCGGCGCTCGTCCCCTTGGTGATTGCCGAACCCGCGAGTGACCGGGCGCGGGAGTGGTTGGCTGAAGACCGGCACATCATTACTTGGGTATGGACCCGCACCGAGATCGTAAGCGCGGTCGAACGACGGTCGAGGGAAGGGTCGCTGTCGCGCATGCAACGCAGGGAAGTGCTTGGACGATTCGACGCTTTGGCCGGCGATTGGGACGAGGTGACGGACATCCTTGCGGTACGGTCCCGGGCGAACGCATTGCTGGCGCGCCATCCGTTGCGTGCCGCAGATGCGGGTCAGCTTGGCGCGGCGCTATTGGTGGGGGAACAATTGGCGGAGCCGCTGACGTTTGTCTGCCTGGACCAGAGACTCTCATCTGCGGCGGAGTTGGAGGGGTTCCGCGTCCTTCCGTAG
- the hemW gene encoding radical SAM family heme chaperone HemW — MTERGHGLTQGGSTKHGATRDGPAKRGATRLRSTSDGRNPEPFSLYVHIPYCVSKCPYCDFNSHVATRIPEEEYTRALLRELHHYSESEAWTGRPVKTVFFGGGTPSTFHGRSIGTILDEAAKLFGFDERTEITLEANPGVVDAGRFRDYRTNGVNRISIGAQSFDPELLRFLGRVHSADETRRALSGIREAGFDNFSLDLIYGIPDQTVDGVSRDLSAALAYEPPHLSAYNLTIEEGTPFHARYRQGLLRPLDEEVEIAMAERIQRTLEQAGLERYEISNYARPGLESRHNVNYWRGGDYLGIGAGAHSYHRPPEDPLGERWQNERLPTGYMRLASEAGHAVTECERQELRQAMAEHLFTGLRMIGGVSVHGFCRRFGTKPEDAFPDIAGWLSEGLLVEDGWRLRFAPRGLLLANELFVRLV; from the coding sequence TTGACCGAGCGGGGGCACGGATTGACGCAGGGCGGTTCGACGAAACATGGTGCGACGCGTGACGGGCCGGCGAAGCGCGGTGCGACCCGACTCCGCTCAACGTCGGACGGCCGCAACCCGGAGCCGTTCTCGCTCTACGTCCATATCCCCTACTGCGTCAGCAAGTGCCCCTACTGCGACTTCAACTCCCACGTCGCAACGCGGATACCGGAGGAAGAGTACACGCGGGCACTGCTGCGGGAGCTGCACCACTACTCAGAGTCGGAGGCATGGACCGGCCGGCCGGTGAAGACGGTTTTCTTCGGCGGCGGCACCCCCTCCACCTTCCATGGGCGCAGCATCGGCACGATCCTCGACGAAGCCGCGAAGCTGTTCGGTTTCGACGAACGTACGGAGATCACACTCGAAGCCAACCCCGGCGTGGTCGATGCCGGCCGCTTCCGCGACTATCGCACCAACGGCGTCAACCGCATCAGCATCGGAGCCCAGAGCTTCGATCCCGAGTTGCTGCGGTTCCTGGGGCGCGTCCACAGCGCCGACGAGACGCGCCGCGCCCTGAGCGGCATCCGCGAGGCCGGCTTCGACAACTTCAGCCTCGACCTGATCTACGGCATCCCGGACCAGACCGTCGACGGCGTAAGCCGGGACCTCTCAGCGGCGCTGGCATACGAGCCCCCGCACCTGTCCGCCTACAACCTCACCATCGAGGAAGGCACGCCCTTCCACGCCCGCTACCGCCAGGGCCTGTTGCGGCCCCTGGACGAGGAAGTGGAGATCGCGATGGCCGAGCGCATCCAGCGCACGTTGGAGCAGGCCGGGCTAGAGCGATACGAGATCTCCAACTACGCCCGCCCCGGCCTGGAGTCGCGCCACAACGTCAACTACTGGCGGGGTGGCGACTACCTCGGCATCGGCGCCGGCGCCCACAGCTACCACCGCCCCCCGGAAGACCCGTTGGGGGAACGCTGGCAGAACGAGCGCTTGCCGACAGGCTACATGCGGCTTGCGAGCGAGGCCGGCCACGCGGTGACCGAGTGCGAGCGGCAGGAGTTGCGCCAAGCCATGGCGGAGCACCTGTTCACCGGACTTCGGATGATCGGAGGGGTTTCGGTCCACGGGTTTTGCCGGCGGTTCGGAACGAAACCCGAGGACGCCTTCCCAGATATCGCGGGCTGGCTCTCGGAGGGACTGCTGGTCGAGGACGGCTGGCGTCTGCGGTTTGCGCCGCGAGGGCTGCTGCTGGCCAACGAGTTGTTCGTTCGGCTGGTGTGA
- a CDS encoding M48 family metallopeptidase gives METVIACLFLGFLATELVVESLLNEANMRHLERQWREGRLPDLFAASIGPEIHEKSVRYALARGRFARWSGVYGTGLTLLVLFGGVLPWADGLARRAGAFLPVPEAGGVLFCLAVGAVFAVLSLPLRIYSTFVLEERFGFNKTDARTFVMDRIKGILLAVVLGAPFLYGVLWLMKATGAWWWLYVFGFVFAFQGLMLVIYPTLIAPLFNRFSPVADDSLRDAVAELAHRVGLRTSGIYTMDGSRRSGHSNAYFTGLGKAKRIVLFDTLLEQLDRRQLLSVLAHEMGHYKMRHVLKGLGLSAVFTLAGLWVLSLLLDYAPLFRTFGLAEPAHHTALVIFSLISGPFTFWLAPFMNRISRRHEYEADGFAVRLLDDGKPLEEALLALTVNNLSNPTPHPWYSAYHDSHPATAERVEAIRAVAAGENVAAASGAGAGI, from the coding sequence ATGGAAACGGTCATCGCCTGCCTGTTCCTGGGCTTCCTGGCCACGGAGCTCGTCGTCGAATCCCTGCTCAACGAAGCCAACATGAGGCACTTGGAGCGGCAGTGGCGGGAGGGCCGGCTGCCGGATCTCTTCGCCGCCAGCATCGGCCCCGAAATCCACGAGAAATCGGTACGTTATGCGCTGGCCCGAGGGCGTTTCGCGCGCTGGTCGGGGGTCTACGGGACCGGGCTGACGCTGCTGGTGCTGTTCGGTGGTGTACTGCCGTGGGCGGACGGGCTCGCCCGCCGCGCGGGAGCGTTCCTGCCCGTGCCGGAGGCCGGCGGCGTCCTGTTCTGCCTCGCCGTCGGCGCGGTCTTCGCCGTCCTGTCCCTGCCGCTGAGAATCTACTCCACCTTCGTGCTCGAGGAGCGCTTCGGCTTCAACAAGACCGACGCACGCACCTTCGTCATGGACCGGATCAAGGGGATATTGCTGGCCGTGGTGCTCGGGGCGCCCTTCCTCTACGGCGTGTTGTGGCTCATGAAGGCCACCGGCGCCTGGTGGTGGCTGTACGTCTTCGGCTTCGTGTTCGCGTTCCAGGGCCTGATGCTGGTCATCTACCCCACCCTGATCGCGCCGCTGTTCAACCGGTTCTCGCCGGTGGCCGACGACTCGCTGCGGGACGCCGTCGCGGAGCTGGCGCACCGGGTGGGGCTGCGGACCAGCGGCATCTACACCATGGACGGCTCCAGGCGGTCGGGCCATTCCAACGCCTACTTCACCGGCCTGGGGAAGGCCAAGCGCATCGTCCTGTTCGACACCCTGCTGGAGCAACTGGACCGCCGGCAGCTCCTCTCCGTGCTGGCGCACGAGATGGGACACTACAAGATGCGGCACGTGCTCAAGGGCCTCGGCCTGAGCGCCGTCTTCACGCTCGCGGGCCTGTGGGTGCTCAGCCTGCTCCTGGACTACGCGCCGCTGTTCCGCACCTTCGGGCTGGCCGAGCCCGCCCACCATACGGCGCTGGTTATCTTCTCGTTGATCTCCGGGCCGTTTACATTCTGGCTGGCGCCGTTTATGAACCGTATTTCGCGGCGGCACGAGTACGAGGCCGACGGTTTCGCGGTGCGGCTGCTGGACGACGGCAAGCCCCTGGAGGAGGCCCTGCTGGCCTTGACCGTCAACAACCTGAGCAATCCGACGCCCCATCCGTGGTACTCCGCCTACCACGACTCGCACCCGGCCACGGCCGAGCGGGTCGAGGCCATCCGGGCCGTGGCGGCGGGCGAGAACGTGGCAGCGGCGTCCGGAGCCGGCGCCGGCATTTGA
- a CDS encoding CBS domain-containing protein yields the protein MLTNKVSEIMTTAVITAAPSSTIREVTRLMVDRRVGRVVITENDAPAGIFTETDVLRRVMNRILDVQKTPIRRVMTTPVQGVPEGTSIVEVLGRMYQGRYRHLLVYGDDRRMVGLVSMRRVLNLVVELGANLRDTRTVGEVVSGAVPTVDGSMPVTEVIDKMVREQTSCVMVTAGGKTAGIFTERDVLTRIALEDRDMGQVPVSEVMTAEPLVAGGSTPVQEVLATMRDNGFRHMPVAGDGDDLAGIVSVADVLQYAKALDIDDAVRKAWKEIEDFWESEENYTPG from the coding sequence ATGCTGACCAACAAGGTAAGCGAGATCATGACGACCGCGGTGATCACCGCGGCGCCGTCGAGCACCATCCGGGAGGTGACCCGGCTCATGGTGGATCGCCGGGTGGGCCGGGTGGTCATCACCGAGAACGACGCCCCGGCCGGGATCTTCACCGAGACGGACGTCCTCAGGCGGGTGATGAACCGCATCCTCGACGTGCAGAAGACGCCCATTCGCCGGGTCATGACCACCCCGGTCCAAGGAGTTCCCGAGGGCACCTCCATCGTCGAGGTGCTGGGGCGGATGTACCAGGGGCGCTACCGCCATCTGCTGGTTTACGGCGACGACCGGCGCATGGTCGGTCTGGTCTCCATGCGGCGCGTGCTGAACCTGGTGGTGGAGCTGGGTGCGAACCTGCGCGACACGCGTACGGTGGGAGAGGTCGTCTCCGGCGCGGTCCCCACCGTCGACGGCTCCATGCCGGTCACCGAGGTCATCGACAAGATGGTGCGGGAGCAGACGAGTTGCGTCATGGTCACCGCCGGCGGCAAGACCGCGGGCATCTTTACCGAGCGGGACGTGTTGACGCGCATCGCCCTGGAAGACCGGGATATGGGTCAGGTGCCGGTGTCCGAGGTCATGACCGCCGAACCCCTGGTCGCCGGCGGATCGACTCCGGTCCAGGAGGTGCTGGCAACCATGCGCGACAACGGCTTTCGTCACATGCCCGTGGCCGGCGACGGCGACGATCTGGCGGGCATCGTCTCCGTGGCGGACGTGCTTCAGTACGCCAAGGCGCTCGACATCGACGACGCGGTGCGCAAGGCCTGGAAGGAAATCGAGGATTTCTGGGAGTCGGAGGAGAACTATACGCCGGGATAG
- a CDS encoding 2-oxoacid:acceptor oxidoreductase subunit alpha, which produces MPVVNDLSISVATANGSGSASSNNILFKSIFKMGIPCSSKNMFPSNIQGLPTWYQIRANGDGYLGRKDVIDVMVMFNDDTADKDIYRVRDGGLIIYDDSKPLADNLKRDGVQYLGVPANALVQKHVEAGPLRAKQRNMLYVGALAYLFGIDMETIREVLSDTFGNKPAVIESNLLCIQLGYDHMRDNNLSQSIAMLETIPGGNEGKIVTEGNTACALGAIYGGVTFCAWYPITPSSSLAEALERYLPRLRKDKDGKHTYAVIQAEDEIAATNMVAGAGWMGARAMTSTSGPGVSLMNETLGLQYFAEIPGVYFIIQRGGPSTGLPTRTQQADIQLMHVASHGDTRHIILIPHDMKSSFDLARRSFDVAERFQTPVFVMMDLDLGMNLWGSDPLELVQEPFDRGKVLSHEDLDQQGSFARYLDLDGDGIPQRTIPGNRHPLASYFARGSGHDSQARYSEDERDYKETLDRLRKKYETARAYVPKPLVEYDAGNNTGVICFGSSYEAVREARDRLKASGVNTNHLLLRALPLSEEVREFMANHEVIYLMEQNRDGQMAAIFREEYPEFATRIVSILIYDGLPATAGEIVRQVEQHREAATNGIETKVDESWQKQIASI; this is translated from the coding sequence ATGCCCGTTGTCAACGATCTCAGCATTAGCGTCGCTACTGCCAACGGTTCGGGAAGCGCCTCTTCCAACAACATCCTGTTCAAGTCCATCTTCAAGATGGGCATACCGTGCTCCTCCAAGAACATGTTTCCGTCCAACATCCAGGGCCTGCCCACCTGGTACCAGATCCGCGCCAACGGCGATGGGTACCTGGGGCGCAAGGACGTCATCGACGTCATGGTGATGTTCAACGACGACACCGCGGACAAGGACATCTACCGGGTACGCGACGGCGGCCTGATCATCTACGACGACAGCAAGCCGCTGGCCGACAACCTGAAGCGCGACGGCGTCCAGTACCTCGGCGTTCCGGCCAACGCTCTCGTTCAGAAACACGTGGAAGCAGGCCCGTTGCGCGCCAAGCAGCGCAACATGCTGTACGTCGGCGCCCTGGCCTATCTCTTCGGCATCGACATGGAGACCATCCGCGAGGTGCTGAGCGACACCTTCGGCAACAAGCCCGCGGTCATCGAGTCCAACCTCCTCTGTATCCAGCTCGGCTACGACCACATGCGCGACAACAACCTGAGCCAGTCCATCGCCATGCTGGAGACGATCCCGGGCGGGAACGAGGGCAAGATCGTCACCGAGGGCAACACGGCGTGTGCGCTGGGCGCCATCTACGGCGGAGTCACGTTCTGCGCCTGGTATCCCATCACCCCGTCGAGCTCCCTTGCCGAGGCGCTGGAGCGCTACCTGCCGCGGCTGCGCAAGGACAAGGACGGCAAGCACACCTACGCCGTGATCCAGGCCGAGGACGAGATCGCCGCCACCAACATGGTCGCCGGCGCCGGCTGGATGGGGGCGCGCGCCATGACCTCCACCTCGGGGCCGGGCGTGTCGCTCATGAACGAGACCCTTGGCCTGCAGTACTTCGCGGAGATCCCCGGCGTCTACTTCATCATCCAGCGGGGCGGCCCCTCCACCGGCCTCCCGACGCGCACCCAGCAGGCCGACATCCAGTTGATGCACGTGGCCTCCCACGGCGACACGCGCCACATCATCCTGATCCCGCACGACATGAAGTCCTCCTTCGACCTGGCGCGCAGGAGCTTCGACGTGGCCGAACGCTTCCAGACCCCCGTGTTCGTCATGATGGACCTGGACTTGGGCATGAACCTCTGGGGGTCGGATCCGCTGGAGCTGGTGCAGGAGCCCTTCGACCGCGGCAAGGTCCTCAGCCACGAGGACCTCGACCAGCAGGGGAGCTTTGCGCGCTACCTGGACCTGGACGGCGACGGCATCCCGCAGCGGACGATCCCGGGCAACCGCCATCCGCTGGCTTCGTACTTCGCGCGCGGCTCGGGCCACGACTCCCAGGCGCGCTACTCCGAGGACGAGAGGGACTACAAGGAGACGCTCGACCGGCTGCGGAAGAAGTACGAGACGGCGCGCGCCTACGTGCCCAAGCCGTTGGTCGAGTACGACGCGGGCAACAACACCGGCGTGATCTGTTTCGGGTCGAGCTACGAGGCCGTGCGCGAGGCGCGCGACCGCCTGAAGGCCTCCGGCGTGAACACCAACCACCTGCTGCTGCGGGCGCTGCCCCTGAGTGAGGAGGTGCGGGAGTTCATGGCCAACCACGAGGTCATCTACCTCATGGAGCAGAACCGCGACGGTCAGATGGCCGCCATCTTCAGAGAGGAATATCCGGAGTTCGCCACCCGGATCGTCAGCATTCTCATTTACGACGGGCTCCCCGCCACCGCCGGCGAGATCGTGCGGCAGGTCGAGCAGCACCGTGAAGCAGCCACCAACGGCATCGAAACGAAGGTAGACGAGTCATGGCAAAAGCAAATCGCGTCGATCTGA